The sequence below is a genomic window from Leptolyngbya sp. SIO1E4.
TCGGTTACAGTCCCTTCCATCTCAATCAAATCTTGCTTAGACAAACGAGTACCTCCCAGTACCAAGCAAAGTAAACCAGCACAAAAGCTGCATCATGCGATACACTCTATCGCTAAACTGATTCAAGGGTAACAAAAATTAGTATACTTCGATGCCTAAGCATTAAACTTGTACAACCTTCAGCATATCGTCTGTAACTACTTCAATGGGCTGATTACCGTCCACCGAAACAAGCTGTTGTCGATTTCGATAAAAATCGATTAAAGGTTCTGTTCTTTGGCGATAAACTTCCAGGCGATGACGAATCGTTTCTTCAGTGTCGTCAGCTCTACCCTCCTGAAGCCCGCGCTGAGTTAATCGAGAGACAATAACCTCGTCAGGAACGTCCAGATTAACCACGCACTCAAACGGTTGACTAATCTCAGTCAATAACTCATCCAGAAAAGCTGCCTGCTCCACATTCCGCGGAAATCCATCCAGAATCCATCCTAGGGTGGTGTCGTCTGCCGTTAAGCGTTCACGAATCATTCCCAGAATCAATTCATCTGGAACCAAATTCCCCGCATTCATGTAAAACTTGGCTTTCTTGCCCAAGTCAGTCTGCTGAGCAACTGCGGCTCGTAAAATATCTCCGGTGGAAATATGAGGGACTTTGCACAAATTGGAAAGATGCTTAGCCTGGGTACCTTTGCCAGCTCCCGGCGGGCCTAAGAAGATCATTCGAGTCACTATTGCTTCACCATCCCTTCGTAGCGTTGAGAGATCACATAGGTCTGAATCTGCTTTGCTGTATCAATGGCAACCCCCACCAAAATCAGCAGTGAGGTTGCTCCCAGACCTCGAAACGTTTGCACACGAGTTGCACTCTCAACCGCGCTTGGAATAACAGCAACCAGACCCAGGAAAATAGCCCCAAGAAAAGTCAAGCGATTCAAAATACGGCCAATGTAATCACTCGTCGCTTTACCTGGTCGAATACCCGGAATACTTGCCCCCATCTTCTTCAAGTTGCGAGACATATCTTCGGGATTAACCACTAGAGACGCATAAAAGTAACTGAAAAACAAAATCAGTACGAGGTAAAGACCTACATACAGCGCCGACGTTGGATTCAAGTAAGCACTGACAAAGTTTACAAACCTCGGGTTGCTAATGTACTGAGTGAGCGATAAGGGAAGAACCAAAACTGCTGAAGCAAAAATAATGGGCATTACCCCACCCTGATTGAGACGCAGGGGTAGGTAGTTGCTTTGCTCCAAATACAGCTTACGTCCTACCTGGCGACGTGCTGAAATAATAGGGATACGGCGTGTTCCCTCTTGCACGAAGACGATGCCCACAATCATGGCCAAGAAGACCAACAGCAGAATAACAACCCCCCCAACCAAGCTGCGATCGCCACTTTGGGCAAGCTCAACAGTCTGGTTAAGAGACCGGGGTAAAGAGGACACAATGTTGACGAAGATCAGCAAAGATGCGCCATTTCCAACGCCTCGCTCTGTAATGAGTTCACCGACCCACATGACAAACATCGAGCCAGCTGTGAGCGCGACAACCGTCTGAAAGATGAAGAAGAACCCAGAATTTTCCGCATAAGGCGCAAGCAAAAAGACCGACAGCAGCGTGCTCTGCAAAATCGCCCAACCTAATGCAACATAGCGAGTAATCTGAGAAATACGCCGCCGTCCTGCTTCCCCCTCGTTCTTCTGCAAATCCTCTAAAGCAGGAAGGGCCGCTGTCAAAAGCTGCAGGATGATAGAAGCATTAATAAACGGTAGGATGCCTAGCGCAAAAATTCCCAGCGCAGATAAGCCTCCACCTACAAAAATATCGATGAAGCCAACAAAACCTCCCAGGCCACCACTCTGGATCGCACTAGCAAAGGATAGTCTGTCGATTCCAGGGACTGGAATAAAAATCCCTAATCGGACTAGAACCAAAAGGCCCAGCGTCACCAACAACCGACTGCGTAGTCCAGCAGCTTGAGCCATTTGCATAAATGTCTCTTGGGCACTAGGAGTTTTGCCGCGGCTAACAACCATATTTCAAAATACCTCTATGCTGCTAGTTGAAAGTCGATAGGCACCAATACTCGGGAAACCCTGTAACAGGCTAAGAGGTTGTTCCTACCGACTAAGATGATCCTTAAGCAAGAATTTCGCAGGTTCCCCCTGCTGCTTCTATCTTCTCACGAGCAGACTTCGTAAACGCAGCTGCTTTAACCGTTAGTGCAACCGAGAGTTCCCCGTCTCCTAAAACCTTTAACGGGCCGTCGTCGGTTGTAATGATCCCCACCTCTATTAAAGATGCTAACGTCACTTCCGTGTTGGCA
It includes:
- a CDS encoding adenylate kinase, which gives rise to MTRMIFLGPPGAGKGTQAKHLSNLCKVPHISTGDILRAAVAQQTDLGKKAKFYMNAGNLVPDELILGMIRERLTADDTTLGWILDGFPRNVEQAAFLDELLTEISQPFECVVNLDVPDEVIVSRLTQRGLQEGRADDTEETIRHRLEVYRQRTEPLIDFYRNRQQLVSVDGNQPIEVVTDDMLKVVQV
- the secY gene encoding preprotein translocase subunit SecY — encoded protein: MVVSRGKTPSAQETFMQMAQAAGLRSRLLVTLGLLVLVRLGIFIPVPGIDRLSFASAIQSGGLGGFVGFIDIFVGGGLSALGIFALGILPFINASIILQLLTAALPALEDLQKNEGEAGRRRISQITRYVALGWAILQSTLLSVFLLAPYAENSGFFFIFQTVVALTAGSMFVMWVGELITERGVGNGASLLIFVNIVSSLPRSLNQTVELAQSGDRSLVGGVVILLLVFLAMIVGIVFVQEGTRRIPIISARRQVGRKLYLEQSNYLPLRLNQGGVMPIIFASAVLVLPLSLTQYISNPRFVNFVSAYLNPTSALYVGLYLVLILFFSYFYASLVVNPEDMSRNLKKMGASIPGIRPGKATSDYIGRILNRLTFLGAIFLGLVAVIPSAVESATRVQTFRGLGATSLLILVGVAIDTAKQIQTYVISQRYEGMVKQ